The Halorussus salinus genome includes a region encoding these proteins:
- a CDS encoding NUDIX domain-containing protein — MSDDTPSTDPAVTDDRPPTDSSATDAPAADDASADDDDPTLDSLADPASLHDREEVPFTDETAVHDDRDHCNIDVDGRAVVGVTNDAGEVLLAVHREEAVAMLPHGPVESGDDWLATARRNVETTTDLPFEIDGVEAVREIDHFVEGEEEPHATTYGVVFRASLAGDPADADDSADDPADIADPGTDDNDHWDADWFDAVPENTPPGSGLVADDIRLFVN, encoded by the coding sequence ATGTCCGACGACACACCATCGACCGACCCGGCAGTGACCGACGACCGACCGCCCACGGACTCCTCGGCGACCGACGCCCCGGCCGCCGACGACGCCTCGGCCGACGACGACGACCCGACGCTCGACTCGCTCGCCGACCCCGCGAGCCTGCACGACCGCGAGGAGGTCCCGTTCACCGACGAGACCGCCGTCCACGACGACCGCGACCACTGCAACATCGACGTTGACGGCAGAGCCGTCGTCGGCGTGACGAACGACGCGGGCGAGGTCTTGCTGGCGGTCCACCGCGAGGAGGCCGTCGCCATGCTCCCGCACGGCCCCGTCGAGTCGGGCGACGACTGGCTCGCGACCGCCCGCCGGAACGTCGAGACGACGACCGACCTCCCCTTCGAAATCGACGGCGTGGAGGCCGTGCGCGAAATCGACCACTTCGTGGAGGGCGAGGAGGAACCGCACGCCACGACCTACGGCGTCGTCTTCCGCGCCTCGCTCGCTGGCGACCCTGCGGACGCGGACGACTCCGCGGACGACCCGGCGGACATAGCCGACCCCGGTACCGACGACAACGACCACTGGGACGCCGACTGGTTCGACGCGGTTCCGGAGAACACGCCGCCGGGGTCCGGTCTCGTGGCCGACGACATCCGACTGTTCGTGAACTGA
- a CDS encoding cation:proton antiporter regulatory subunit gives MTVYETDLPGVGRKFEYEIDGEDRLVVLIHHDGKREVFRRPSPEADSEKLFELSDQQAREFGTLLEGAYFQPVDLERAQVPLGDELIEWHDVGADSPVVGKSLSDCGIRRRTGTTVLAVQRDDETVGNPEPGFELAAGDVVVALGTRAEHETLTDLLSE, from the coding sequence ATGACGGTCTACGAGACGGACCTCCCCGGCGTCGGGCGGAAGTTCGAGTACGAGATCGACGGCGAGGACCGTCTCGTCGTCCTCATCCACCACGACGGCAAGCGCGAGGTGTTCCGGCGACCGTCCCCCGAGGCCGACAGCGAGAAGCTCTTCGAACTGTCCGACCAGCAGGCCCGCGAGTTCGGCACCCTGCTAGAGGGCGCGTACTTCCAGCCCGTGGACTTGGAGCGCGCGCAGGTGCCCCTCGGCGACGAACTCATCGAGTGGCACGACGTGGGGGCGGACTCGCCGGTCGTCGGCAAGTCGTTGAGCGACTGCGGCATCCGTCGCCGGACCGGCACCACCGTCCTCGCGGTCCAGCGCGACGACGAGACGGTCGGCAACCCCGAGCCGGGATTCGAGTTGGCGGCGGGCGACGTGGTGGTCGCCTTGGGGACGCGGGCCGAACACGAGACGCTGACCGACCTTCTGTCCGAGTGA
- a CDS encoding cation:proton antiporter, producing the protein MAEVLVELGIAFTVLAIAGALAARLDQSVIPAYILAGVVVGPNPPHSLGPVDLTLVSRWQILDVGAELGVVFLLFFLGLEFSPDRLLARPTRLLGVGATDFLVNFGVGAAIAALFGFPLLTALFLASIVYISSSAVVTKSLVERGWIADPESDVILGTLVFEDLLIAVVLAVLTAVALGGGGVGAVLASVGTAAAFLLVLAAVAVYGTPYVERLLSVEADELFLLFAVGITTLVAGEALVLGVSEAVAAFFVGIAFGQTDHAERLETVVGPTRDLFAAVFFFTIGLSTDVTTFLDVGLLLVVAVVATGLSKVASGLLGGRFYGLNRRRSLRVGVGLVPRGEFSLVIASLATTAGATIPRTDELASFTVGYVLVMSVLGTVAMRYADEFTAFTGGE; encoded by the coding sequence ATGGCGGAAGTCCTCGTGGAGTTGGGCATCGCCTTTACGGTCCTCGCTATCGCTGGCGCGCTCGCGGCTCGCCTCGACCAGTCGGTCATCCCGGCGTACATCCTCGCGGGCGTCGTCGTCGGCCCGAACCCGCCCCACTCCCTCGGCCCGGTAGACCTGACGTTAGTCTCGCGCTGGCAGATTCTCGACGTGGGCGCGGAGTTGGGCGTCGTCTTCCTCCTCTTTTTCCTCGGGTTGGAGTTCAGCCCGGACCGCCTGCTCGCCCGGCCGACGAGGCTCCTCGGCGTCGGCGCGACCGACTTCCTCGTCAACTTCGGCGTCGGGGCGGCCATCGCGGCGCTGTTCGGTTTTCCTCTACTCACTGCGCTGTTCCTCGCCAGCATCGTCTACATTTCCTCCAGCGCGGTCGTCACGAAATCCTTGGTCGAACGCGGGTGGATAGCCGACCCCGAGAGCGACGTGATACTGGGGACGCTGGTCTTCGAGGACCTGCTCATCGCGGTCGTCCTCGCCGTCCTGACCGCGGTCGCGCTCGGCGGTGGCGGCGTCGGCGCGGTCCTCGCGTCGGTCGGCACCGCCGCCGCCTTCCTGCTCGTTCTCGCGGCCGTCGCGGTGTACGGCACGCCCTACGTCGAGCGCCTGCTCTCGGTCGAGGCCGACGAACTCTTCTTGCTGTTCGCGGTCGGCATAACCACACTCGTCGCGGGCGAGGCGCTCGTGCTGGGCGTCAGCGAGGCCGTCGCGGCCTTCTTCGTGGGCATCGCCTTCGGCCAGACCGACCACGCCGAGCGACTGGAGACCGTCGTCGGCCCGACCCGCGACCTCTTCGCCGCGGTCTTCTTCTTCACCATCGGTCTCTCGACGGACGTGACGACGTTCCTCGACGTGGGGTTGCTCCTCGTCGTCGCCGTCGTGGCGACCGGTCTCTCGAAGGTAGCCAGCGGTCTCCTCGGCGGTCGATTCTACGGCCTGAACCGGCGGCGCTCGCTCCGTGTCGGTGTCGGCTTGGTCCCCCGAGGAGAGTTCTCGCTGGTCATCGCCTCGCTGGCGACCACGGCGGGCGCGACCATCCCGCGCACCGACGAACTCGCGTCGTTCACGGTGGGGTACGTCCTCGTGATGAGCGTCCTCGGGACGGTGGCGATGCGCTACGCCGACGAGTTCACCGCGTTCACGGGCGGCGAGTAA
- a CDS encoding class I SAM-dependent methyltransferase, giving the protein MTDSTRDDPTHHDQTHDATIDWHRFWTDAEGDHRESARPGETHGMADLLDRLFERTKYPDSFAAVGCGPADCPLELAERHPDLDVFAYDATESARREARERAADHDLPNVTIEEATLPAFDPDRSFDAVYCYAVLHYVEEAARAVRNLYDAVAPGGLLVFNYPNRFTRAEWDRESTGDGVLADRPDFRERFQLLLEGRNLLSYDRIEAELGARPRSFWSAADAEEYWSREETPPEVRTGLTDAAINPCVCVPK; this is encoded by the coding sequence ATGACAGACTCGACCCGCGACGACCCGACTCACCACGACCAAACACACGACGCGACCATCGACTGGCACCGCTTCTGGACCGACGCCGAGGGCGACCACCGCGAGAGCGCCCGCCCCGGCGAGACCCACGGCATGGCCGACCTGCTTGACCGCTTGTTCGAGCGGACTAAATATCCGGACTCGTTTGCGGCGGTGGGGTGCGGCCCCGCCGACTGCCCGCTCGAACTCGCCGAGCGCCACCCGGACCTCGACGTGTTCGCTTACGACGCCACCGAGTCGGCGCGCCGCGAGGCCCGCGAGCGCGCGGCCGACCACGACCTCCCGAACGTCACCATCGAGGAGGCCACCCTGCCCGCGTTCGACCCCGACCGGTCGTTCGACGCGGTGTACTGCTACGCGGTCCTCCACTACGTCGAGGAGGCCGCCCGCGCCGTCCGGAACCTCTACGACGCGGTGGCACCCGGCGGCCTCCTCGTGTTCAACTACCCCAACCGCTTCACGCGGGCCGAGTGGGACCGCGAATCGACCGGCGACGGCGTCCTCGCGGACCGCCCCGACTTCCGCGAGCGATTCCAACTCCTGCTGGAGGGGCGCAACCTCCTGAGCTACGACCGCATCGAAGCCGAACTCGGCGCGCGTCCGCGGAGTTTCTGGTCGGCCGCGGACGCCGAGGAGTACTGGTCGCGCGAGGAGACCCCGCCGGAGGTCCGGACCGGCCTCACCGACGCCGCCATCAACCCCTGCGTCTGCGTCCCGAAGTAG
- a CDS encoding HTTM domain-containing protein has translation MDARSFAARLGDRGGRWLARRFGVDPRALAALRISLGLLLLADLALRSRDLVAFYTDAGVLPRSVLREEFGGIAALSIHAHVGSPWAVGLLFLVSGAFAVALLVGYRTRLATVVSFVLVVSLHARNPVLLNGGDSMLRRLLLWGAFLPLGSRWSVDALRRTRAGAQGDRNRTTGALRRIANVASAALLVQVVLVYATNAVYKLRGDLWLNGDAILYVFGLDQLTVRLGGVLAQYPTLLRAFDRVWLGLVVTSVGLLLLTGWARAAFAALFVGMHLGMALTMRLGVFPFLSIAGLIPFLPPVFWDAASAKLRQSRLGTRLDDWADDADLGARIDPLLPERRSSLGVRRGVRRRARRLRGPVVGSLLALVLVWNAAALGYVALPDGVSESADPKEYRWDMFAPEPRTADGWYVAPGRLASGERVDVFHDREVRWDEPPDVAASYRNVRWFKYTMDLRASAAEPLRPHFADYLCEEWNANHDERVERVALYYVEQPIRLDGPDPTNRVKLYEGSCGSA, from the coding sequence ATGGACGCGCGTTCGTTCGCGGCGCGACTCGGAGACCGGGGCGGGAGGTGGCTCGCTCGCCGGTTCGGCGTGGACCCGCGGGCGCTGGCCGCGCTCCGGATTTCGCTGGGACTCCTCCTGCTGGCGGACCTCGCGCTCAGGTCGCGGGACCTCGTGGCGTTCTACACCGACGCGGGGGTCCTGCCGCGGTCGGTCCTCCGCGAGGAGTTCGGCGGCATCGCCGCCCTCTCGATTCACGCCCACGTCGGGTCGCCGTGGGCGGTCGGCCTGCTCTTTCTCGTCTCGGGCGCGTTCGCCGTCGCGCTACTGGTCGGCTACCGGACGCGACTGGCGACGGTGGTCTCGTTCGTGCTGGTGGTCTCGCTCCACGCGCGGAACCCGGTCCTGCTGAACGGCGGCGACTCGATGCTCCGCCGCCTGTTGCTGTGGGGCGCGTTCCTGCCCCTCGGGAGTCGGTGGTCCGTGGACGCGCTCCGACGGACGCGCGCCGGAGCGCAGGGCGACCGAAATCGAACGACCGGAGCGTTGAGGCGAATCGCCAACGTCGCGTCGGCCGCGCTGTTGGTGCAGGTCGTGCTGGTCTACGCCACGAACGCCGTCTACAAGCTCCGCGGCGACCTGTGGCTGAACGGCGACGCGATTCTGTACGTGTTCGGCTTGGACCAGTTGACCGTGCGACTCGGCGGCGTGCTGGCCCAGTATCCGACCCTGCTCAGAGCTTTCGACAGAGTGTGGCTCGGGTTAGTCGTCACGTCGGTCGGCCTCCTGCTGTTGACGGGGTGGGCGCGGGCCGCGTTCGCCGCGCTGTTCGTCGGGATGCACCTCGGGATGGCGCTGACGATGCGCCTCGGCGTCTTCCCGTTCCTGTCCATCGCGGGCCTGATTCCGTTCCTCCCGCCGGTGTTCTGGGACGCCGCGAGCGCGAAGCTCCGACAGTCGCGTCTCGGCACCCGACTCGACGACTGGGCCGACGACGCCGACCTCGGCGCGCGAATCGACCCCCTGCTTCCGGAGCGACGCAGTTCTCTCGGCGTGCGCCGAGGAGTCCGCCGGCGGGCGCGGAGACTCCGCGGACCGGTCGTCGGGAGTCTGCTGGCGCTAGTTCTCGTCTGGAACGCGGCGGCGCTCGGGTACGTCGCCCTGCCCGACGGCGTGAGCGAGTCGGCCGACCCGAAGGAGTACCGCTGGGACATGTTCGCGCCCGAGCCGCGGACCGCTGACGGGTGGTACGTCGCGCCGGGACGACTGGCGTCGGGCGAGCGCGTCGACGTGTTCCACGACCGCGAGGTCAGGTGGGACGAACCCCCCGACGTGGCCGCGAGCTACCGGAACGTCAGGTGGTTCAAGTACACGATGGACCTCCGGGCGAGCGCGGCCGAACCGCTCCGACCGCACTTCGCCGACTACCTCTGCGAGGAGTGGAATGCGAACCACGACGAGCGCGTCGAGCGCGTCGCGCTCTACTACGTCGAACAGCCGATTCGGCTCGACGGGCCAGACCCGACGAATCGGGTGAAGCTGTACGAAGGCTCGTGCGGGTCGGCCTGA
- a CDS encoding oxidoreductase, with amino-acid sequence MPKLETPLDIGGVELPNRLYRAPLLECAGEEADAADLLGAELEPAAAAGAGLVCQGAAPVRESGGRVAPGMTPFADPEFVAGLSSVPERIHAHGGRIFAQLDTGGLRSMETWHAEYRRANPDLRQLAVSKPPWPLRAADRLGLLDYDARVLSTEEVYDLAAEFGRAAANAADAGYDGIHLAGANMGLLQQFLSPFYNDRDDEFADGVRFFEVVYDEIRARAGDLPVIAKVPAETEAPPGIGPTLSADDAVEISVRLDRIGYDALVPVRVSTFWDMSIVRGRFPERAWRDSTFREGYVAAFGSRWKAALVAAANRVEGALYDFEPAWNADLARRVRERVAAPVLLEGGIRSREQIDGLLESDGEKSPACDAVGMGRPFYAEPRLPARILDSERAAVVCENCNNCTVPQVTGANGVCRTPAVLAERGELRREGAYDRDENPRGDDEENKD; translated from the coding sequence GTGCCCAAACTCGAAACTCCCCTCGACATCGGCGGCGTGGAACTCCCGAATCGACTCTACCGCGCACCGCTGTTGGAGTGTGCTGGCGAGGAGGCCGACGCCGCCGACCTCCTCGGCGCGGAACTCGAACCCGCGGCGGCCGCTGGCGCGGGGTTGGTCTGTCAGGGCGCGGCCCCCGTCCGGGAGTCGGGCGGCCGGGTCGCGCCGGGGATGACGCCGTTCGCGGATCCGGAGTTCGTCGCCGGACTCTCGTCGGTGCCCGAGCGAATCCACGCCCACGGCGGGCGCATCTTCGCGCAGTTGGACACCGGCGGCCTCCGGAGCATGGAGACGTGGCACGCCGAGTACCGGCGCGCGAACCCCGACCTCCGCCAGCTCGCGGTGTCGAAACCGCCGTGGCCGCTCCGGGCCGCCGACCGCCTCGGGTTGCTCGACTACGACGCGCGGGTCCTCTCGACCGAGGAGGTCTACGACCTCGCCGCGGAGTTCGGCCGCGCGGCGGCGAACGCCGCCGACGCTGGCTACGACGGCATCCACCTCGCGGGCGCGAACATGGGGCTTCTCCAGCAGTTCCTCTCGCCGTTCTACAACGACCGGGACGACGAGTTCGCCGACGGCGTGCGCTTCTTCGAGGTCGTGTACGACGAGATTCGCGCACGCGCTGGCGACCTCCCGGTTATCGCCAAGGTGCCCGCCGAGACCGAGGCTCCGCCGGGTATCGGTCCCACCCTCTCGGCCGACGACGCCGTCGAAATCTCGGTTCGACTCGACCGCATCGGCTACGACGCGCTCGTCCCGGTCCGCGTCTCGACGTTCTGGGACATGAGCATCGTCCGCGGGCGATTTCCCGAGCGCGCGTGGCGCGACTCGACGTTCAGGGAGGGGTACGTCGCGGCGTTCGGCAGTCGCTGGAAGGCCGCGCTCGTCGCGGCCGCCAACCGCGTCGAGGGCGCGCTCTACGACTTCGAACCGGCGTGGAACGCCGACCTCGCCCGGCGCGTCCGCGAGCGCGTGGCCGCGCCGGTCCTGCTGGAGGGCGGGATTCGCTCGCGGGAGCAAATCGACGGTCTCCTCGAGAGCGACGGAGAGAAATCGCCCGCCTGCGACGCGGTGGGGATGGGACGGCCCTTCTACGCTGAGCCGCGCCTGCCCGCCCGGATTCTGGACTCGGAGCGCGCCGCGGTCGTCTGCGAGAACTGCAACAACTGCACCGTCCCGCAAGTGACGGGCGCGAACGGCGTCTGCCGGACGCCCGCGGTGCTGGCCGAGCGCGGCGAGTTGCGACGCGAGGGCGCGTACGACCGCGACGAAAATCCGCGAGGAGACGACGAGGAGAACAAAGATTAG
- a CDS encoding thioredoxin family protein: protein MVMKESTEKLERGEPVPNFELEGTDGEIHTLADFADYDAVLLVFTCNHCPYAQAKFDLLNDVAAEYDDAAVVGINPNDADEYPDDSFEKMVEYVEDGTVRYDAYLRDETQEVAEAYGAECTPDPFLLRNGGDTFTLAYHGRLDDALNPDDEPTEIYIRDAIDAVLAGDDVDLEFMPSRGCSIKWK from the coding sequence GAACCGGTCCCCAACTTCGAGTTGGAGGGCACCGACGGCGAGATCCACACGCTCGCGGACTTCGCCGACTACGACGCCGTGCTGTTGGTGTTCACTTGCAACCACTGCCCCTACGCGCAGGCCAAGTTCGACCTGCTGAACGACGTGGCCGCAGAGTACGACGACGCCGCGGTGGTCGGTATCAACCCCAACGACGCCGACGAGTACCCCGACGATTCGTTCGAGAAGATGGTCGAGTACGTCGAGGACGGAACCGTTCGCTACGACGCCTACCTCCGCGACGAGACCCAAGAAGTCGCGGAGGCCTACGGCGCGGAGTGTACGCCCGACCCATTTTTGCTCAGGAACGGCGGCGACACGTTCACGCTGGCGTACCACGGCCGACTGGACGACGCGCTGAACCCCGACGACGAGCCGACCGAGATTTACATTCGAGACGCCATCGACGCGGTGCTGGCGGGCGACGACGTTGACTTGGAGTTCATGCCCTCGCGCGGATGTTCCATCAAGTGGAAGTGA